One window from the genome of Effusibacillus pohliae DSM 22757 encodes:
- a CDS encoding TlpA family protein disulfide reductase, which translates to MEQKKSIRWYAGILFIGMLVLAVVAGMENSPRIDKQTASSANSPGGKQTADVASLPRPGYMAPDFTLQDLNGNQVKLSDLKGKKVLLNFWASWCPPCKAETPDLVEMSEKYKDQVAFYGVNLTVTDVEEGVKQFAADYRIRYPILMDRDGRVANLYQANAIPMTVTIDRNGFIVDRRDGQLSKSAMENMIKKLLER; encoded by the coding sequence ATGGAGCAGAAGAAATCAATCCGATGGTATGCGGGAATCCTTTTTATTGGCATGCTGGTACTGGCTGTGGTTGCCGGAATGGAAAATTCACCCCGAATCGACAAGCAGACGGCCTCCTCCGCCAATTCGCCAGGCGGAAAACAGACAGCGGACGTCGCCTCTTTGCCGCGGCCGGGGTACATGGCGCCCGATTTTACCTTGCAGGATCTGAACGGGAACCAGGTGAAACTAAGCGATCTGAAAGGAAAAAAGGTGCTGCTCAACTTTTGGGCGTCCTGGTGTCCTCCGTGCAAAGCCGAGACGCCCGATTTGGTGGAGATGAGTGAAAAATACAAAGATCAGGTGGCGTTCTACGGTGTCAACCTGACTGTAACAGACGTTGAGGAAGGGGTAAAACAATTTGCTGCGGATTACAGGATTCGCTATCCGATCCTAATGGATCGTGACGGCCGTGTGGCCAACCTCTACCAGGCGAACGCAATTCCGATGACTGTCACAATTGACAGGAACGGATTCATCGTCGACCGCCGGGACGGTCAATTGTCAAAATCGGCGATGGAAAATATGATCAAAAAACTTCTGGAGAGATAA